From Rubrivirga sp. SAORIC476, a single genomic window includes:
- a CDS encoding DUF721 domain-containing protein — MASKNQPQPLGAVLSDLVDRYGYRERFDAARAVEAWPILAGEAIAGVTEQVWMRHGTLYVKVRSAPWRQQLQFQRDAWRVRMNEHLGREVVDEVLFR, encoded by the coding sequence ATGGCCTCCAAGAATCAGCCCCAGCCGCTCGGCGCCGTCCTGTCGGACCTCGTGGACCGCTACGGCTACCGCGAGCGGTTCGACGCCGCGCGGGCGGTCGAGGCGTGGCCGATCCTCGCGGGCGAGGCCATCGCGGGCGTCACCGAGCAGGTCTGGATGCGGCACGGGACGCTCTACGTCAAGGTCCGCTCGGCGCCGTGGCGCCAGCAGCTCCAGTTCCAGCGCGACGCATGGCGCGTGCGGATGAACGAGCACCTCGGCCGCGAGGTCGTGGACGAGGTGCTGTTCCGGTAG
- a CDS encoding TonB-dependent receptor — MPLSLRRLTRLLSLSLLLSGSALAQATGTLAGVVLDADTGAPLAAANVSLPDLNRGAVTDAEGRFFLDAVPIGTHVLRASTVGYEEARHTADVGADATTRAVLRLAAIDIRIGEVVVEGRAVNLVGTAGSASEGLVGQTQLAQRPLLRVGEVLETIPGAIVTQHSGSGKANQFFLRGFNLDHGTDFAASVEGVPLNLPTHAHGQGYLDLNFLIPELVEEVAFAKGPQGASGGNFSTAGRADIRLVRRLDAPLVQAEAGSDETAAALVAGSASVGDGTILGAVRGQVTDGPWVNPENGTLLSGMARYTTGTARDGVSLTALAYHNDWDATDQIASRAVPGLYDRLGTVDPTVGGTTSRATLVGRWTRTSDTGDATRATAYAAFYSLNLFSNFTYFLDDPDRGDQFEQEDRRVYGGADLARDWRIAGLGRSSRVTLGAGVRHDQILGVGLYRTQARERIGTVRDDAVTETNAGVYGEVETRWTEAIRTTLGLRGDAFRFDVASDQAANSGTRTAALASPKAGLVLGPWADTEVYLNAGLGYHSNDARGTVITVDPASGAAVDPVDPLVRTRAAEVGVRTAAVAGLQSTVSLWAIGLDSELVFVGDAGGTEASDASRHVGVEWANYLVATDWLQLALDVALTRSRFLDVPEGEDRIENSLGRVVTGGVYLGRPDGWMASLQVRHLGPRPLTADGAVTAAASTLLGAKVGTRVGRVALSADVLNLLDSDAADVSYFYASRLPGEPAAGVDDLHIHPVPPRSVRLTASVRL, encoded by the coding sequence ATGCCTCTCTCTCTCCGCCGCCTCACGCGGCTCCTCTCCCTCTCCCTCCTACTCTCCGGGAGCGCCCTCGCCCAGGCCACCGGCACCCTCGCCGGCGTGGTTCTCGACGCCGACACTGGCGCCCCGCTGGCCGCCGCCAACGTCTCCCTGCCAGACCTCAACCGCGGGGCCGTCACCGACGCTGAGGGCCGGTTCTTCCTCGATGCCGTGCCCATCGGCACGCACGTTCTCCGCGCCTCGACCGTCGGCTACGAGGAGGCCCGGCATACCGCCGACGTGGGGGCGGACGCGACGACGCGCGCCGTGCTCCGACTCGCCGCCATCGACATTCGAATCGGCGAGGTGGTCGTGGAGGGGCGCGCCGTCAACCTGGTCGGCACCGCCGGGAGCGCGTCCGAGGGGCTCGTCGGGCAGACACAGCTGGCGCAGCGGCCGCTGCTGCGCGTCGGCGAGGTGCTGGAGACGATCCCGGGCGCCATCGTGACGCAGCACAGCGGGTCGGGCAAGGCGAATCAGTTCTTCCTGCGCGGCTTCAACCTGGACCACGGCACCGACTTCGCGGCGTCCGTCGAGGGCGTCCCGCTCAACCTGCCGACGCACGCGCACGGCCAGGGCTACCTCGACCTCAACTTCCTGATCCCCGAACTGGTCGAGGAGGTCGCGTTCGCGAAGGGGCCGCAGGGTGCCTCCGGCGGCAACTTCTCGACGGCGGGCCGGGCCGACATCCGCCTGGTGCGCCGCCTCGACGCGCCGCTCGTGCAGGCCGAGGCGGGCTCGGACGAGACGGCCGCCGCGCTCGTGGCCGGGTCCGCCTCGGTCGGCGACGGCACCATCCTGGGGGCCGTCCGCGGGCAGGTCACCGACGGCCCGTGGGTCAACCCGGAGAACGGGACGCTGCTGAGCGGCATGGCCCGCTACACGACGGGCACCGCGCGCGACGGCGTGTCGCTGACGGCCCTGGCCTACCACAACGACTGGGACGCGACCGACCAGATCGCCAGCCGCGCCGTGCCCGGCCTCTACGACCGCTTGGGCACCGTCGACCCGACGGTCGGCGGCACCACGAGCCGCGCCACGTTGGTCGGCCGCTGGACGCGGACCTCCGACACGGGCGACGCGACGCGGGCGACCGCCTACGCGGCGTTCTACAGTCTCAACCTGTTTTCCAACTTCACCTACTTCCTCGACGACCCCGACCGCGGCGACCAGTTCGAGCAGGAGGACCGCCGCGTCTATGGCGGCGCCGACCTCGCGCGCGACTGGCGGATTGCGGGGCTCGGGCGGAGCAGCCGCGTCACGCTGGGCGCGGGCGTCCGCCACGACCAGATCCTGGGCGTCGGGCTCTACCGGACGCAGGCCCGCGAGCGGATCGGGACTGTCCGCGACGACGCCGTCACGGAGACGAACGCGGGCGTGTACGGCGAGGTCGAGACGCGGTGGACCGAGGCCATCCGGACCACACTCGGACTGCGCGGCGACGCCTTCCGGTTCGACGTGGCGAGCGACCAGGCGGCCAACTCGGGCACGCGGACGGCGGCCCTCGCGAGCCCGAAGGCGGGACTCGTGCTCGGGCCGTGGGCGGATACCGAAGTCTACCTGAACGCCGGGCTGGGCTACCACAGCAACGACGCCCGCGGCACCGTCATCACGGTCGATCCCGCCTCGGGCGCGGCCGTGGACCCGGTCGACCCGCTGGTGCGGACGCGCGCCGCCGAGGTGGGCGTCCGCACGGCCGCCGTGGCCGGGCTGCAGTCGACGGTCTCGCTGTGGGCCATCGGGCTCGACTCGGAGCTGGTGTTCGTCGGCGACGCGGGCGGGACCGAGGCCAGCGACGCCAGCCGCCACGTCGGCGTGGAGTGGGCCAACTACCTCGTCGCCACGGACTGGCTCCAGCTCGCCCTCGACGTGGCGCTGACGCGCTCGCGCTTCCTCGACGTGCCCGAGGGCGAGGACCGGATCGAGAACTCGCTCGGCCGTGTGGTCACGGGCGGCGTGTACCTCGGCCGCCCCGACGGCTGGATGGCGAGCCTGCAGGTCCGCCACCTCGGCCCCCGCCCGCTCACGGCCGACGGCGCGGTGACGGCCGCGGCCTCCACGCTGCTCGGCGCGAAGGTGGGCACCCGCGTCGGGCGCGTCGCGCTCTCGGCCGACGTGCTGAACCTGCTCGACTCCGACGCCGCCGACGTGAGCTACTTCTACGCCTCGCGCCTGCCCGGCGAGCCCGCCGCGGGCGTGGACGACCTCCACATCCACCCCGTCCCGCCGCGGAGCGTCCGCCTGACGGCGTCGGTGCGGCTGTAG